acccagggcagcctgttccagtgcccaatgaccctttccatgataaatttttctctgatgtcaagcctgaacctccccaggcagagcttGAGGAGATGTTCTTTATTAACTGACGAGTTTGGGTAGCACAGTGCATAGAGGTATGCTGCCATTGGAGTCGGATGTTAAATTCGCCCTCAGCCTACTTGTTACTCCAACTACAGGAGGCAACTTGGAACCTATTCCTGTGAAAGAACTTGTGTAGCTGGATATCCGTTTATTGGAGGCTTTATCAGTGCTGGGAGGTTTGGGTGTTCGTTTACAAATCCAAGGGTGTCTTAAAGCTTGACTCGGAGTCATGCGTGTCGAAGGATCCCAGCTGAGACATTCTCTTAAGAACTCTATAAACAAGGGATCGTCACAGCCTTTCAGCGCTGTCACCCAGTCTTTGTTCCCTGGAGCACCTCGGATTTTACCCCGGCGGGATCGACTCCCATTAAGGGTCACTCTTCCATCTGCATGCGTAGTTACAGTGCAGTAGCGAGGATGACCCTTAGAGTTGATGAAGTTCTTGGCTCGCTTGGATTGATCCAAAAGCTTCTGAGGTGGCATTCCGAGTAGTTCCATCATACAAGCCAACTGGTCTCCCTCATCCTCTCCAGGAAAAAGAGGATATCCAGTCAACAGCTCTACCAGAATACAGCCAAAACTCCACATATCTATGGGCATCCCATAGCGACTTCCCAGAATTACCTCTGGTGCCCGATAAAATCGGGACTGAATGTAAGTGTAGACTCTTTGGTGCTCAAAACAGCTGGACCCAAAGTCTATAACCTTGATTCCACTCCTCCCTTGCTGTTTTAGGAGGATATTTTCTGGCTTCAAGTCACAGTGAATGATCTTGTTTCTATAAAGGGCATCCAGACACTGCAGTATAGAGTGAGCAAACTTGCGTACCAGCTGGATACTGAAGCCCTGAAACTTATTTCTTTTGATTAGCTCATACAGGTTCATACTCAAGAGTTCAAAAGTCATACAGATGTGGTTCCGAAAGGTGAAGCTTTCTAGCATGTGAATAACATTCATACTGCCCGTTTTATCCTGCTTCTTCAGATGCTCCAAAATCCgtatttcttcagctgcttgGCGATGGAATCTCTTTTCATTGCGAACCATCTTTAAGGCTAAGTGTTGGTGGAG
This portion of the Phaenicophaeus curvirostris isolate KB17595 chromosome 24, BPBGC_Pcur_1.0, whole genome shotgun sequence genome encodes:
- the DYRK3 gene encoding dual specificity tyrosine-phosphorylation-regulated kinase 3 isoform X2; the encoded protein is MKDHPSIGSQVKVEQLFEDSGNRRSITLQSAGITSSERSLPSLTKDKSVETLSTSKGGSSSSLKVHKAISQAPEQAVKQYKHQLSAYEQQEIFNFSEIYFVGPAAKKRQGVIGGPNNGGYDDDQGSYIHVPHDHLAYRYEVLKIIGKGSFGQVAKVYDHKLHQHLALKMVRNEKRFHRQAAEEIRILEHLKKQDKTGSMNVIHMLESFTFRNHICMTFELLSMNLYELIKRNKFQGFSIQLVRKFAHSILQCLDALYRNKIIHCDLKPENILLKQQGRSGIKVIDFGSSCFEHQRVYTYIQSRFYRAPEVILGSRYGMPIDMWSFGCILVELLTGYPLFPGEDEGDQLACMMELLGMPPQKLLDQSKRAKNFINSKGHPRYCTVTTHADGRVTLNGSRSRRGKIRGAPGNKDWVTALKGCDDPLFIEFLRECLSWDPSTRMTPSQALRHPWICKRTPKPPSTDKASNKRISSYTSSFTGIGSKLPPVVGVTSRLRANLTSDSNGSIPLCTVLPKLVS
- the DYRK3 gene encoding dual specificity tyrosine-phosphorylation-regulated kinase 3 isoform X3, with product MRIDQLRYQESTNEERSPSGLPSLGRSNVSSNRLAMKDHPSIGSQVKVEQLFEDSGNRRSITLQSAGITSSERSLPSLTKDKSVETLSTSKGGSSSSLKVHKAISQAPEQAVKQYKHQLSAYEQQEIFNFSEIYFVGPAAKKRQGVIGGPNNGGYDDDQGSYIHVPHDHLAYRYEVLKIIGKGSFGQVAKVYDHKLHQHLALKMVRNEKRFHRQAAEEIRILEHLKKQDKTGSMNVIHMLESFTFRNHICMTFELLSMNLYELIKRNKFQGFSIQLVRKFAHSILQCLDALYRNKIIHCDLKPENILLKQQGRSGIKVIDFGSSCFEHQRVYTYIQSRFYRAPEVILGSRYGMPIDMWSFGCILVELLTGYPLFPGEDEGDQLACMMELLGMPPQKLLDQSKRAKNFINSKGHPRYCTVTTHADGRVTLNGSRSRRGKIRGAPGNKDWVTALKGCDDPLFIEFLRECLSWDPSTRMTPSQALRHPWICKRTPKPPSTDKASNKRISSYTSSFTGIGSKLPPVVGVTSRLRANLTSDSNGSIPLCTVLPKLVS
- the DYRK3 gene encoding dual specificity tyrosine-phosphorylation-regulated kinase 3 isoform X1 — encoded protein: MLLGRQAEAALPAARFGDGLYDSYMRIDQLRYQESTNEERSPSGLPSLGRSNVSSNRLAMKDHPSIGSQVKVEQLFEDSGNRRSITLQSAGITSSERSLPSLTKDKSVETLSTSKGGSSSSLKVHKAISQAPEQAVKQYKHQLSAYEQQEIFNFSEIYFVGPAAKKRQGVIGGPNNGGYDDDQGSYIHVPHDHLAYRYEVLKIIGKGSFGQVAKVYDHKLHQHLALKMVRNEKRFHRQAAEEIRILEHLKKQDKTGSMNVIHMLESFTFRNHICMTFELLSMNLYELIKRNKFQGFSIQLVRKFAHSILQCLDALYRNKIIHCDLKPENILLKQQGRSGIKVIDFGSSCFEHQRVYTYIQSRFYRAPEVILGSRYGMPIDMWSFGCILVELLTGYPLFPGEDEGDQLACMMELLGMPPQKLLDQSKRAKNFINSKGHPRYCTVTTHADGRVTLNGSRSRRGKIRGAPGNKDWVTALKGCDDPLFIEFLRECLSWDPSTRMTPSQALRHPWICKRTPKPPSTDKASNKRISSYTSSFTGIGSKLPPVVGVTSRLRANLTSDSNGSIPLCTVLPKLVS